A portion of the Leptospira inadai serovar Lyme str. 10 genome contains these proteins:
- a CDS encoding lipoprotein: MQNKTIALLTLAILSLAVCKTPKKEDSPVGGTKSVVQESAPAEEDQFVKATEGFINSSTYQVVVSSLESNEHEALELARKRALNLFIAEKGDLFRPTDRKFLKELVEIKGKIVKTSKPINGKTYYLFHISQPDLKVELKK, encoded by the coding sequence ATGCAAAATAAAACTATCGCGTTACTTACCCTTGCCATTCTTTCACTCGCAGTTTGTAAAACTCCGAAAAAAGAAGACTCGCCCGTTGGCGGAACAAAATCCGTAGTTCAGGAATCCGCCCCCGCAGAAGAGGATCAATTCGTTAAAGCTACCGAAGGATTTATCAATTCTTCCACATATCAGGTCGTCGTCTCTTCGCTCGAAAGCAACGAACACGAAGCGCTTGAGCTAGCTCGAAAAAGAGCCTTAAATCTGTTTATCGCCGAAAAAGGCGACTTATTTAGACCTACGGATCGGAAATTTCTGAAGGAGTTGGTGGAGATAAAAGGAAAGATCGTCAAAACTTCGAAGCCGATCAACGGAAAAACATATTATCTTTTTCATATCTCCCAACCCGATCTAAAAGTCGAATTGAAAAAGTAA
- a CDS encoding YceI family protein, translating to MKLMITKSDLLAGGRFVFFGLILASIYLAGWQSKMDAAPKAGVCKYTLDPEKTSLEWKAFKFTEKTGVGGKFTKVGITGTKTGKSPEAALKGLKFALEPIDLDSGNPERDAKIKGAFFGALKNGGKISGHFVSAKFDSTGSAGTGIIKLTLNGITKDLPLTFTLENGELLKVKGSIHLTEWKAGSAIAALNEVCKDLHTGKDGKSVLWPDIEISITSTLKTKCP from the coding sequence ATGAAACTCATGATCACGAAATCCGATTTGCTCGCCGGAGGACGTTTCGTTTTCTTCGGACTTATCTTAGCCTCGATCTACCTCGCAGGTTGGCAATCCAAAATGGACGCGGCTCCGAAAGCGGGGGTCTGTAAATATACTCTCGATCCCGAAAAGACAAGCTTAGAATGGAAAGCTTTTAAATTTACGGAAAAAACGGGTGTGGGTGGAAAATTCACTAAGGTAGGAATTACAGGTACCAAAACCGGAAAGTCTCCCGAAGCCGCTTTGAAGGGATTGAAATTTGCGCTGGAGCCGATCGATCTCGATAGCGGCAATCCGGAACGGGACGCAAAAATCAAAGGGGCGTTCTTCGGTGCTCTTAAGAACGGAGGCAAAATTTCGGGTCATTTCGTCTCGGCCAAGTTCGATTCGACGGGATCCGCCGGTACCGGAATTATCAAATTAACCTTAAACGGAATTACGAAAGACCTACCTTTGACCTTTACTTTGGAAAATGGGGAATTGCTCAAGGTAAAAGGAAGCATTCATTTGACGGAATGGAAAGCGGGCTCGGCAATCGCAGCTCTCAACGAAGTATGCAAGGATCTGCATACTGGGAAAGACGGTAAATCCGTACTTTGGCCGGATATAGAGATTTCGATTACGTCTACGCTCAAGACAAAGTGTCCCTAA
- the mpl17 gene encoding cell surface protein MPL17 has protein sequence MKLNLFVLALMLGISFGVTAEEESPVKFKLEKGIGETYFLKIVHPSHFGIQKDAPHKITVNAGPGLKLESADLKLKGKTSSKKKEYFESVDPMAITLKGAGELEIHAKIFYCDYNRNICIPGKIVQKEIIK, from the coding sequence ATGAAGTTGAATTTATTTGTCTTAGCGCTTATGCTCGGAATTTCTTTCGGGGTAACCGCCGAAGAGGAAAGTCCGGTCAAATTTAAATTGGAGAAAGGAATCGGAGAGACGTATTTTTTGAAGATCGTTCATCCGTCTCATTTCGGAATCCAGAAAGACGCACCTCATAAAATAACCGTCAACGCCGGACCCGGTTTGAAACTGGAGTCGGCGGACTTAAAATTAAAAGGTAAAACGTCCAGTAAGAAAAAAGAATATTTCGAATCGGTGGATCCTATGGCGATTACCCTAAAAGGCGCCGGCGAACTCGAAATTCATGCCAAGATATTTTACTGCGATTACAACCGAAACATTTGTATTCCCGGAAAGATCGTCCAAAAAGAAATCATAAAGTAG
- the alaS gene encoding alanine--tRNA ligase produces the protein MKYKKVSEVRNTFLNYFKQKGHTVVPSSSLLPAGDPTLLFTTAGMVQFKPFFTGAVDLPYTRATSAQKCLRTTDLENVGKTERHCTFFEMLGNFSFGDYFKEEAIEFALDCSVNHLGFPKDKIWITVFENDDEAEKIWISKGIPAERITRLGKKDNFWGPAGDSGACGPCSELYLDRGPEKGFPDCGTKNECRPGCDCDRFLEFWNIVFNQFNQDTDGNLHPLKQTGIDTGSGLERVALLLQGVDSVYDTDELRGIISEVEKVSEKKYEENTKVPFRVITDHIRSALFAVSDGIYPDRTGRGYVIRRLIRRAVLFARKLDLKEPFLHKLVKPVVAIYRERYPELEKHASSVERTLLAEEELFLKTLEIGLEKIGVLVAKTKASESTVFSGKDSFLLYGTYGFPAEMTEEIVAEQGLSFDRNGFEEELEKDRRSSRETWKANRTSLFTGIKTDKTEFLGYTRLDARSEIVHAFLDNKPVTSLTEGQSGVLTFKATPFYPEGGGQVGDTGFIRKDVSVFKVLDTQKENDIILHYGTVLNGSFNVGDEAVLEVEKERREKLKSHHSGTHLLNGALRNLLGAHVMQKGSIVSPEYLRFDFSHPTALSEEEIRKVESWVNDSIGMSIPVETKILPIEEAKKTGAVAAFDEKYGDSVRVLQMGDRSLEFCGGTHVLNTGDIGYFFIRKESSPGAGNRRIEAVAGPLVIETFQTIFAELTGAIQTLNLKIKDELGEESASLSIKESLLRPEDIRAIFEKKGAEAVSELRNLSEKLSSEIEETQSKFLKEKKNRESRDFENNPQILSSILSAAKVLGSVKIVHAIFDSKDAKALKGLSDNLKVREKEVIAVLASRNEEDASIVVTCSPSLARTLVHCGDLVKAACEVLGGKGGGKPDMAQGGGKNVSKLEEAVELVVNQALAGLSGSKV, from the coding sequence ATGAAGTATAAGAAAGTTTCCGAAGTTCGTAATACCTTCCTGAATTACTTTAAGCAGAAAGGTCACACAGTCGTTCCTTCCTCTTCTCTCCTTCCCGCTGGAGATCCCACCTTATTATTTACCACCGCCGGCATGGTGCAATTTAAGCCTTTCTTTACGGGTGCAGTCGACCTTCCGTACACTCGCGCCACTTCCGCTCAAAAATGTCTGAGAACCACCGACTTAGAGAATGTCGGGAAAACGGAAAGGCATTGTACTTTCTTTGAAATGCTCGGAAATTTCAGTTTCGGGGATTATTTTAAGGAGGAAGCCATCGAGTTCGCCTTGGATTGCTCCGTGAACCATCTCGGGTTTCCGAAAGATAAAATTTGGATCACGGTATTCGAGAACGACGACGAGGCGGAAAAGATTTGGATCTCTAAGGGAATCCCAGCCGAGAGAATCACTCGGCTCGGTAAAAAAGACAATTTTTGGGGACCGGCGGGCGATAGCGGAGCCTGTGGTCCGTGTTCCGAGTTGTATTTGGATCGGGGACCGGAGAAAGGATTCCCGGACTGCGGAACCAAAAACGAATGTCGTCCCGGTTGCGACTGCGATCGTTTTTTAGAATTTTGGAATATAGTTTTTAATCAATTCAATCAGGATACCGACGGGAATCTTCACCCTCTCAAGCAAACCGGGATCGATACCGGTTCCGGTTTGGAAAGAGTCGCTTTACTTCTGCAAGGAGTCGATTCGGTTTACGATACGGACGAGTTGCGAGGCATTATCTCCGAGGTGGAAAAAGTTTCGGAAAAAAAATACGAAGAAAATACGAAGGTTCCGTTTCGAGTCATCACCGATCATATTCGTTCGGCCTTATTTGCCGTTTCGGACGGGATTTATCCCGATCGTACCGGGCGGGGTTACGTCATTCGTCGCTTGATTCGCCGTGCGGTGCTGTTTGCGCGCAAGCTTGATCTAAAAGAACCGTTTTTGCATAAACTCGTAAAACCGGTGGTTGCTATCTATCGAGAACGTTACCCGGAACTGGAAAAGCATGCTTCGTCGGTGGAGCGAACTCTGCTCGCCGAAGAGGAGCTATTCCTGAAAACTTTGGAGATCGGTTTAGAGAAAATCGGAGTTCTTGTGGCAAAGACCAAAGCGTCGGAATCGACCGTATTCTCGGGAAAAGATAGTTTTCTTCTCTATGGGACCTACGGGTTTCCTGCGGAAATGACCGAGGAGATCGTTGCCGAACAAGGGCTTTCGTTCGATAGGAACGGGTTCGAGGAAGAACTGGAAAAGGATCGCCGATCCTCTAGGGAAACATGGAAGGCGAATCGAACTAGTTTATTTACCGGAATTAAAACCGATAAAACGGAGTTTCTGGGCTATACTCGATTGGATGCTCGTTCCGAAATCGTGCACGCTTTCTTGGACAATAAACCGGTGACTTCGTTAACGGAAGGGCAGTCGGGAGTCTTGACTTTTAAGGCCACACCCTTTTATCCGGAAGGGGGCGGGCAGGTCGGCGATACGGGTTTTATCCGTAAGGATGTTTCGGTATTCAAGGTTTTAGATACGCAGAAAGAGAACGATATCATACTACATTACGGTACCGTATTGAACGGCAGTTTTAACGTAGGCGACGAGGCGGTTTTGGAAGTCGAAAAAGAAAGACGCGAAAAACTGAAATCACACCATTCGGGAACCCACCTTTTGAACGGCGCTTTGAGAAATTTACTGGGCGCTCACGTAATGCAAAAAGGCTCCATTGTTTCCCCCGAATATTTACGATTCGATTTTTCGCATCCGACTGCGTTAAGCGAAGAAGAGATTCGTAAAGTCGAATCCTGGGTAAACGACAGTATCGGTATGTCGATACCGGTAGAGACCAAAATTTTGCCGATCGAAGAAGCCAAAAAGACCGGCGCGGTCGCCGCGTTCGACGAGAAATACGGGGACTCGGTTCGAGTCCTGCAAATGGGCGATCGATCGTTGGAATTCTGCGGAGGAACTCACGTTTTAAATACCGGAGATATCGGGTACTTTTTTATAAGGAAGGAATCCAGTCCCGGGGCCGGGAACCGCAGGATCGAGGCGGTTGCCGGTCCGCTCGTTATCGAAACCTTTCAAACCATCTTTGCGGAATTGACGGGCGCTATACAAACTTTGAATTTAAAAATCAAAGACGAGCTGGGTGAGGAATCCGCTTCTCTTTCCATCAAAGAGAGTCTGCTCCGTCCCGAGGATATCCGTGCGATTTTCGAAAAAAAGGGGGCGGAGGCGGTTTCCGAATTACGGAATCTTTCCGAAAAACTGAGTTCGGAAATCGAAGAGACCCAGTCGAAATTTTTAAAGGAAAAGAAAAATAGGGAATCTCGCGACTTCGAGAACAATCCGCAAATACTTTCTTCCATACTCTCCGCAGCTAAAGTCCTGGGCTCCGTCAAAATCGTTCACGCGATTTTCGATTCCAAGGATGCTAAGGCCTTAAAAGGGCTTTCGGATAATTTGAAAGTTCGGGAAAAGGAGGTCATTGCGGTCCTGGCGAGTCGCAATGAGGAAGACGCAAGTATCGTAGTCACTTGCTCTCCGTCTTTAGCCAGGACACTCGTCCATTGCGGAGATTTGGTAAAAGCCGCCTGCGAAGTATTAGGCGGTAAGGGCGGTGGAAAACCGGATATGGCCCAGGGGGGCGGAAAGAACGTCTCTAAGCTAGAAGAGGCGGTGGAATTGGTAGTGAATCAGGCTTTGGCGGGCTTGAGCGGGAGTAAAGTATGA
- a CDS encoding M16 family metallopeptidase, translating to MKFSRSAFFILLVLLLLPVGTNSAPGDFVKNVKIPPLEFHFPEIKEIQLNPNTRVLFLPNGEFPLRTLEISFYAGPSYYPQIKYELSEVLPEAWKKGGTQSHPGESFAEVWESYGSRLRVDSDLETVTLTFSWLTRYDKESRALISEFLNQPKFGQEAFEIAKLQLGEQIKRRNDNIAALAGRKALELAYKGKIRGTSVSQSRLDGLTEEAVSDYYKNVVLKSRKSVLVTGEWQDSEVPGFLAEVLPNSDEVAKKDPESLSQVELEKNLKSVGYKNLIVDKGNTQNVVLFLGVGPAHNHPDFYAIQLLNYIVGGGGFNSYFMSRIRSDKGLAYSSSSHPIFEKDHSLIFFMTQTKSQTTMEVYDLMGEILSDKTFSKITEEELKNAKEAILNKFIFLFTDSLEILRNEARFREHRMPKDYLRIYRDKIQAVSLEDLRKVGKAYFRRDGLTAIVSGPKTSIQQDLPSLKVIGPEDPVP from the coding sequence ATGAAATTCTCTCGATCGGCTTTTTTCATTCTTTTAGTCCTTCTCCTTTTGCCCGTCGGAACGAACTCGGCACCGGGTGATTTCGTTAAGAACGTCAAGATTCCTCCTCTTGAATTTCATTTTCCTGAAATAAAAGAGATTCAATTGAATCCGAATACCAGGGTTCTATTTCTGCCGAACGGGGAGTTCCCTCTACGTACATTGGAAATATCCTTTTATGCGGGGCCTTCCTATTATCCCCAGATAAAATACGAATTGTCGGAAGTCCTTCCCGAAGCCTGGAAGAAGGGAGGAACTCAATCCCACCCCGGAGAATCCTTCGCGGAAGTATGGGAATCATACGGTTCTCGATTGCGCGTCGATTCGGACTTGGAGACCGTTACCTTAACATTTTCCTGGCTGACTAGATACGATAAAGAATCGAGGGCTTTAATTTCCGAGTTTTTGAACCAGCCTAAGTTCGGTCAGGAAGCTTTCGAAATCGCTAAACTGCAATTAGGCGAACAGATTAAACGAAGAAACGATAATATTGCCGCTCTCGCCGGTCGAAAGGCATTGGAACTCGCCTACAAAGGAAAAATCCGCGGCACTTCCGTTTCTCAGTCACGTTTGGACGGTTTGACCGAGGAGGCCGTTTCCGACTACTATAAGAATGTCGTTTTAAAGTCCCGTAAATCGGTTTTAGTTACCGGGGAATGGCAGGATTCGGAAGTGCCGGGCTTTTTGGCCGAAGTATTACCCAATTCGGATGAAGTCGCCAAGAAGGACCCCGAGTCGTTGTCGCAAGTGGAACTTGAGAAGAACTTAAAGTCGGTGGGATATAAGAATCTTATCGTCGACAAAGGTAACACGCAAAATGTCGTCCTATTTTTAGGAGTCGGGCCCGCGCATAATCATCCCGATTTTTATGCGATCCAACTCTTGAATTATATCGTAGGCGGAGGCGGTTTCAATTCCTATTTTATGAGTAGGATTCGTTCGGATAAGGGGTTGGCTTATTCGTCGTCTAGTCACCCTATTTTTGAAAAGGACCATTCCCTGATTTTTTTCATGACCCAAACTAAATCGCAAACAACGATGGAAGTTTACGATTTGATGGGAGAAATTTTGAGCGATAAAACCTTCTCGAAAATAACCGAAGAAGAATTAAAAAACGCTAAAGAAGCGATTCTGAATAAATTTATTTTTCTTTTTACGGACTCACTGGAAATTCTCAGAAATGAGGCCCGATTTAGGGAACATCGCATGCCTAAGGATTATCTCCGTATCTATCGGGATAAAATCCAAGCTGTGAGTTTGGAAGATCTGCGAAAAGTCGGAAAAGCGTATTTCCGCCGGGACGGATTGACTGCGATCGTTTCGGGACCGAAAACATCGATTCAACAGGATCTCCCCTCTTTGAAAGTGATCGGTCCGGAGGACCCCGTTCCTTAG
- a CDS encoding thiamine-phosphate kinase produces MNEEELISSLYPAGKEQESDCYLGTDGCLITTDTIVEGTHFRLDWTSPADLARKLIEVNVSDIAAANGVPQKAFFNFGLSPSCNRKEFLNPFVQTFKETLYYYGIELCGGDTYRSQELNLTLTLLGKSESPVSRKGGRAGDRVYLTGHVGASLLGYKILDGFTPSLPTSLRETSIDRHLRPRSRLSISRSLYSSHKIHAGMDLTDGLIQDLGKLAKVSQLVIEIELNRVPVLDGIETAIGLDGILSSGEELELLFLSPDLIPSRWESVDITPIGSVRSTKENEVPRVDFLLNDRLFLPTETGFRHFT; encoded by the coding sequence TTGAACGAAGAAGAATTGATCTCATCCTTGTATCCTGCAGGCAAAGAACAGGAAAGCGATTGTTATCTCGGTACCGACGGTTGCTTAATCACCACCGACACCATCGTGGAAGGAACCCATTTCCGACTAGACTGGACTAGTCCCGCCGATTTGGCTCGAAAATTAATCGAAGTCAACGTATCCGATATTGCGGCAGCCAACGGAGTTCCTCAAAAAGCCTTCTTCAATTTCGGGCTATCCCCTTCCTGCAATCGAAAGGAATTTCTGAATCCGTTCGTTCAAACATTTAAAGAAACGTTATATTATTACGGTATCGAACTCTGCGGAGGCGATACGTACCGTTCCCAAGAATTGAATTTAACGTTAACGCTACTCGGAAAATCCGAATCTCCGGTGAGCAGAAAAGGCGGACGGGCCGGTGACCGGGTTTACCTTACCGGGCATGTCGGAGCATCCCTACTCGGTTACAAAATTTTGGACGGATTCACGCCTTCTCTGCCGACCAGCCTCCGCGAAACTTCCATCGATCGGCATCTTCGACCTCGTTCACGTTTGTCCATTAGCCGTTCTTTATATTCCTCCCATAAGATTCATGCCGGAATGGATCTAACGGACGGACTAATCCAAGACCTGGGAAAATTGGCAAAAGTATCGCAATTAGTGATCGAGATCGAGCTAAACAGAGTTCCCGTTTTGGACGGGATCGAAACCGCGATCGGATTGGATGGAATTCTTAGTTCGGGAGAAGAGCTCGAATTATTATTCCTTTCGCCCGATTTGATTCCATCCCGCTGGGAATCCGTCGATATCACTCCCATCGGATCCGTCCGATCTACGAAAGAAAACGAGGTCCCGAGAGTGGACTTTTTGTTAAACGACCGATTGTTCCTTCCTACCGAAACTGGATTTAGACATTTTACGTAA
- a CDS encoding M16 family metallopeptidase, with product MWNSFPKTKRTVLLTLICISSFSGLNAEEDLFSRIRTSLEARVKKVVLKNGIRLLLMKREGSPTVAVYTKFLVGSVDETPEIAGTAHLLEHMLFKGTKNIGTNNYEKEKIYLEQIRVWGKRLDSYRIKEREYIRNKEAIPEDFIKEKAVLETRFRNLLEFHRRFVVSNEDSYIYDKNGGTGFNAYTTDDVTNYQILLPSNRLEIWAKLESDRLKNPILREYYTERDVVLEERRMRVDNQGLGILREKFLGAAFEKHPYRMPVIGYESNLPFLDIDKTEDFFRRNYRPGNMAIAIVGDLDFTSAEALVRKYFEDIPDGSPAQPILQKETYDHDTRRVSVRHSSGPMKVMGWLTPAPPHVDRPVLDLIDAILTQGETGRLYKRLVLREKLAQKVSCWTGEPGERYDSLFAIYVTNVRGADPDKIETSILEEIETLKNESVSDEELLKIKNQIVGDYIRGLNSNGKLADVLTYYELLAGNWAAIFDDYSQLDRVSSEDIRRVAKKYFVPRNLTVGDLITSEGEQK from the coding sequence ATGTGGAACTCCTTCCCGAAAACGAAACGAACGGTACTTTTAACTCTCATTTGCATTTCCTCTTTTTCCGGTTTGAATGCCGAAGAAGACTTGTTTTCCCGTATTCGGACGTCCCTGGAAGCTAGAGTCAAAAAAGTCGTTCTGAAGAACGGAATTCGACTGCTCTTAATGAAACGGGAAGGATCTCCTACCGTTGCCGTATATACGAAATTCTTAGTGGGCTCCGTGGATGAAACTCCGGAAATCGCAGGCACGGCGCATTTGCTGGAGCATATGCTCTTTAAGGGAACTAAAAATATAGGAACGAATAATTACGAAAAGGAAAAAATCTATCTGGAGCAAATTCGCGTATGGGGAAAACGATTAGATTCCTATCGCATTAAAGAAAGAGAATATATTCGAAATAAGGAAGCGATTCCGGAAGATTTTATAAAAGAAAAAGCCGTTTTGGAGACCAGGTTCAGGAATCTTTTGGAGTTTCATCGAAGATTCGTCGTCTCGAACGAGGATTCCTATATCTATGATAAGAACGGAGGAACCGGCTTTAACGCTTACACGACGGACGACGTCACGAACTATCAAATTTTACTTCCTTCAAATCGACTGGAAATATGGGCCAAGTTGGAATCGGACAGACTCAAAAATCCTATATTAAGAGAATATTATACGGAAAGGGATGTCGTTCTTGAAGAAAGAAGAATGCGGGTCGATAATCAAGGGCTCGGAATCTTACGGGAGAAGTTTTTAGGAGCGGCGTTTGAAAAGCATCCCTACCGGATGCCGGTGATCGGTTACGAATCGAATCTTCCGTTCTTGGATATAGATAAGACGGAGGATTTTTTCCGGAGAAACTATCGTCCGGGTAATATGGCGATCGCGATCGTAGGCGATCTCGATTTTACATCGGCGGAAGCGTTGGTTCGAAAATACTTCGAGGATATTCCGGACGGAAGTCCTGCGCAGCCGATTCTTCAGAAAGAAACTTACGATCATGACACCCGCAGGGTAAGCGTTCGGCATTCTTCGGGGCCGATGAAAGTAATGGGTTGGTTGACGCCGGCGCCTCCTCATGTCGATCGACCGGTTTTGGATTTGATCGACGCGATATTAACCCAAGGTGAGACCGGCCGATTGTATAAACGACTCGTTCTTCGGGAGAAATTGGCCCAGAAGGTGTCCTGTTGGACGGGGGAACCCGGCGAAAGATACGATAGCCTATTCGCAATTTACGTTACGAATGTCCGCGGAGCGGATCCCGACAAAATCGAAACCTCCATTTTGGAGGAAATTGAAACCTTAAAGAACGAATCCGTAAGCGACGAAGAACTTTTAAAAATAAAAAATCAGATCGTCGGGGATTACATTCGCGGGTTGAATAGCAACGGAAAGCTTGCGGATGTGTTGACGTATTACGAACTTTTGGCCGGGAATTGGGCCGCAATTTTCGACGATTATTCCCAGTTGGACAGGGTTTCGTCAGAGGATATAAGAAGAGTGGCTAAGAAATATTTCGTGCCTCGTAATTTAACGGTCGGTGATTTAATCACCTCCGAGGGGGAACAAAAATGA
- the rpsI gene encoding 30S ribosomal protein S9 has protein sequence MATAKEIWAVGRRKNAIARVKLKEGSGKILVNDKDIKDYLHNSRSNLKEALSPLALLNLSDKFDLKLNVSGGGIIGQVGAIRHALARVICRYNPEFRPTVKKEGLLTRDPRMVERKKYGLHKARRGTQFSKR, from the coding sequence ATGGCAACTGCCAAGGAAATTTGGGCCGTAGGTCGTCGTAAGAACGCAATTGCCCGTGTGAAATTAAAAGAAGGTTCCGGCAAGATTCTTGTAAATGACAAGGATATTAAGGATTATCTTCATAACAGCCGTTCTAATCTAAAAGAGGCGCTTAGCCCTCTTGCTCTTTTGAACTTGAGTGATAAGTTCGATCTAAAACTGAACGTTTCCGGCGGGGGAATCATCGGTCAAGTGGGAGCAATTCGCCACGCATTGGCCCGGGTCATCTGTCGCTATAATCCTGAGTTCAGACCGACAGTTAAGAAAGAAGGTTTATTAACTCGTGACCCGAGAATGGTGGAGCGTAAAAAATACGGTCTACACAAAGCTCGTAGAGGAACCCAGTTCTCTAAACGTTAA
- a CDS encoding YajQ family cyclic di-GMP-binding protein gives MSDPSFDVVSEIDRPELQNAVTQAISEIKTRFDFKGSKSEIKLEEESLILTSDNEAKLESVIDVLINKMAKRGLGLKSFDFKSKIEPATGNTVRMKVKIRNGLEKEQTKEITKIVKDSKLKVTATIMGTSVRIQGKKKDDLQEVMRLLKAADLPFDLQFQNYKG, from the coding sequence ATGAGCGATCCTTCGTTTGACGTGGTATCCGAGATCGATAGGCCGGAGTTGCAGAACGCGGTCACGCAGGCCATCAGCGAAATAAAAACAAGATTCGACTTCAAGGGTTCCAAGTCGGAGATTAAGTTGGAGGAGGAAAGCCTCATCCTTACTTCGGACAATGAAGCGAAGCTGGAGAGCGTGATCGACGTTTTGATCAATAAGATGGCAAAACGCGGCTTAGGATTGAAATCCTTCGACTTTAAATCAAAGATCGAACCGGCAACAGGAAATACCGTCCGGATGAAAGTAAAAATTCGAAACGGTCTTGAAAAGGAACAGACTAAGGAAATCACCAAGATCGTAAAAGATTCAAAACTGAAAGTGACCGCGACGATCATGGGAACAAGCGTGCGCATTCAGGGGAAGAAAAAGGACGATTTGCAGGAGGTCATGCGTTTACTGAAAGCGGCGGATCTGCCGTTTGATCTTCAATTCCAAAATTATAAAGGATAA
- the rplM gene encoding 50S ribosomal protein L13 yields the protein MPIISKQHRTPSLKKEQAEKAWYVVDAEGKTLGRLASEIAHRLRGKHKPTFTPHVDCGDNIIVVNAAKVSVTGSKESQKEYFHHSRYPGGMTVTPLQDMRKKHPERILYEAVKGMLPKSKLGAEMLTHFRIFPGAEHNLGAQKPVKLEL from the coding sequence ATGCCAATCATATCTAAACAGCATAGAACTCCTTCCTTGAAAAAGGAACAAGCCGAGAAGGCTTGGTACGTCGTGGATGCCGAAGGAAAGACCTTAGGCCGCCTGGCTTCGGAAATCGCCCATAGACTCAGGGGCAAACATAAGCCCACATTCACTCCCCACGTCGATTGTGGAGATAATATCATCGTAGTTAATGCAGCCAAGGTATCCGTTACCGGCAGCAAAGAGAGCCAAAAAGAATATTTTCATCACTCTCGCTATCCGGGCGGTATGACGGTAACCCCTCTTCAGGATATGAGAAAAAAACATCCCGAAAGAATCCTGTATGAAGCAGTGAAGGGTATGCTTCCTAAAAGCAAACTTGGTGCAGAAATGCTTACCCATTTCCGGATTTTCCCGGGAGCGGAACACAATCTTGGCGCTCAAAAGCCGGTGAAACTGGAACTCTAG
- a CDS encoding MBL fold metallo-hydrolase: protein MQSRFEHKRYSYEGISEGGIRTSIIMSNLNLMFDIGHQNPNKIHIGKLLLTHAHLDHSAGIPYYVSQRSLRKLTPPKIYVPKELEIPLHEILALYSKIEDFPYRYELFGVAEGEEVEIDPYHTFKPWRTFHRVVSQGYTVYERKKKLKTEFQGLSAAELAERKKVSGPIDEIISKPVVSFSGDTKIEYVLTHKDVAESEVVFLECTYIDEERDVSKAREWGHIHLDEILHNLSAFKNEKIVLIHFSKRYPIPYIKKVIAKKIPASERDRFHLFLPE, encoded by the coding sequence ATGCAAAGTCGTTTCGAACATAAGCGGTATTCCTACGAGGGAATTTCGGAAGGGGGAATCCGCACTTCGATTATCATGTCAAACTTAAATCTGATGTTCGATATCGGTCATCAGAATCCCAATAAGATTCATATCGGTAAGTTGTTATTGACTCACGCTCATTTGGATCACTCTGCGGGAATTCCCTATTATGTTTCGCAACGATCCTTGCGCAAACTCACTCCTCCTAAAATTTACGTACCGAAGGAATTGGAAATTCCTTTGCACGAAATTCTAGCTCTTTATTCCAAGATAGAGGATTTTCCCTACCGATACGAATTATTCGGAGTTGCGGAAGGGGAAGAAGTCGAGATAGATCCTTACCATACGTTCAAACCTTGGAGGACGTTCCATCGAGTCGTTTCTCAAGGCTACACGGTTTACGAACGGAAGAAAAAGTTAAAGACGGAATTTCAAGGTCTCAGTGCTGCCGAGCTCGCCGAGAGGAAAAAAGTATCCGGCCCGATCGATGAAATCATATCGAAACCGGTCGTCAGTTTTTCCGGCGATACCAAAATCGAATACGTTCTCACTCACAAGGATGTTGCCGAGTCGGAAGTAGTCTTTCTGGAATGCACATATATCGACGAAGAGCGGGACGTCTCGAAGGCGAGAGAATGGGGGCATATTCACTTGGATGAAATTCTTCATAATTTATCGGCTTTTAAAAACGAAAAAATCGTACTCATTCATTTCTCTAAACGATATCCGATTCCGTATATCAAGAAAGTGATCGCAAAGAAAATTCCCGCTTCGGAAAGGGATCGATTTCATCTTTTTCTACCGGAGTGA